The following nucleotide sequence is from Bradyrhizobium roseum.
AAACAAGATCGTCTGGAAGTACGAGCCGAAGCAGGATCCGAACGTCATTCCCGTGATGTGCTGCGACACCGTCAATCGCGGCGTCGCCTATGGCGACGGCAAGATCTTCCTGCACCAGGCCGACACCACGCTGGTCGCGCTCGATGCCAAGACCGGGCAGGTGGCCTGGAGCGTCAAGAACGGCGACCCCGGCAAGGGCGCCACCGGCACCTCGTCGCCGCTCGTCGTCAAGGACAAGGTCCTGATCGGTATCTCCGGCGGCGAGTTCGGCGTGCAATGCCACGTCACCGCCTACGACCTCAAGACGGGCAAGCAGGCCTGGCGTGCGTTCTCGGAAGGGCCGGACGACCAGATCATGGTCGATCCCGTCAGCACCACCGAACTCGGCAAGCCGGTCGGCAAGGATTCCAGCCTCAAGACCTGGCAGGGCGATCAGTGGAAGATCGGCGGCGGCTGCACATGGGGCTGGCTGTCCTACGACCCCGGTCTGAACCTCGTGTATTACGGTTCGGGCAATCCCTCGACCTGGAATCCGAAGCAGCGCCCGGGCGACAACAAGTGGTCGATGACCGTGTTCGCGCGCAATCCGGATACCGGAATGGCCAAGTGGGTCTATCAGATGACGCCCCACGACGAATGGGACTATGACGGCGTCAACGAAATGATCCTCAGCGACCAGCAGGTCAACGGCCAGGAGCGCAAGCTGCTGACCCATTTCGACCGCAACGGTCTGGCCTATACGATGGACCGCGCCACCGGCGAACTGCTGGTCGCCGAGAAGTACGATCCGAAGGTCAACTGGACCAGCGGCGTCGACATGAACAAGAACTCGCCGACCTACGGTCGTCCCAAAGTGGTCGATGCGTACTCGACCGAGAAGGGCGGCGAGGACAAGAACACCAAGGGCATCTGCCCGGCAGCCCTGGGCACCAAGGACCAGCAGCCGGCAGCCTACTCGCCCGACACGCAGTTGTTCTACGTGCCGACCAACCACGTCTGCATGGACTACGAGCCCTTCAAGGTGAGCTACACCGCAGGTCAGCCCTATGTCGGCGCGACGCTGTCGATGTATCCGCCTCCGGGTGAGAGCCACATGGGCAACTTCATCGCCTGGGACAACAAGACCGGCAAGATCGTCTGGTCGCTCCCCGAGCAGTTCTCGGTGTGGTCCGGCGCGCTCGCGACCGCCGGCGGCGTGGTGTTCTACGGAACGCTGGAAGGCTACCTGAAGGCGGTCGACGCCAAGACGGGCAAGGAACTGTACAAGTTCAAGACCCCGTCCGGCATCATCGGCAACGTCACGACCTACGAGAACGGCGGCAGGCAGTATGTGGCCGTGCTGTCCGGCGTCGGCGGCTGGGCAGGTATCGGCCTTGCCGCGGGTCTGACCGATCCGACCGCGGGTCTCGGTGCGGTCGGCGGCTATGCCGCGCTGAGCAACTACACCGCGCTCGGCGGCACGCTCACGGTGTTCGCGCTGCCGCAGTAACGCAGGACCACCACCTCGTCCGGCGCGTGGCTCGCTCCACGCGCCGGCTGGTCGGAATCGAATACCGAGGATGAGCTCTTGCGTAAAATCTGGTTGATTGCTGCCACGTTCATGCTGGTGGCGTCGGGATCGGTTGCCCACAGCGCGGACGATCCCACCGCCGTCAAGTCCGAGGACGGCAAATATCTCGACAAGGAAGGCAACCCGACCTTCAAGGTCGCCGCCGACGGGACGGTCGATTGGTACACCTACTCCGGCTACCGCCGCTATCACTCGGAATGCCATGTCTGCCATGGCCCTGACGGAATGGGATCGACCTACGCGCCGGCGCTGCAGGATTCACTGAAGACGATGAGCTATCCCGATTTCATGGGGGTCGTCGCCAGCGGCCGCAAGAACGTCAACACCGCGCAGGAAAGCGTGATGCCGGCGTTCGGAGATAATCCGAATGTCGCCTGTTACATGGACGACCTCTACGTCTACCTGCGCGCCCGCGCCTATGACGCCGTCGGCCGCGTCCGCCCCGCCAAGCGGGAGGACAAGCCGGACGCCTATGCCCAGGCGGAGAAGACCTGCATGGGCAAGTGATCGTGCCGCGCACGAGATGTGTCGATGCAGGGCGTGAAAAGAAAATGTGGAGTTGAGGGATGAAGACCCGTGCGGCTGTCGCATTCGAGGCCAAGAAGCCTCTCGAAATCGTCGAGGTCGATCTCGAAGGCCCGAAGGCCGGCGAGGTTCTGGTCGAGATCAAGGCGACCGGAATCTGCCACACCGATGCCTATACGCTCGACGGTTTCGACAGCGAGGGCATCTTCCCCTCGATCCTCGGTCACGAGGGCGCCGGCATCGTCCGCGAGGTCGGGCCGGGCGTGACGTCGGTGAAGGCCGGCGATCACGTGATCCCGCTTTACACGCCGGAATGCCGGCAGTGCAAAAGCTGCCTGAGCCAGAAGACCAATCTGTGCACCGCGATCCGCGCGACTCAAGGCAAGGGCGTGATGCCGGACGGCACCTCGCGCTTCAGCCACAAGGGCAAGCCGATCTTCCACTATATGGGCTGCTCGACGTTCTCGAATTTCACCGTGCTGCCCGAGATCGCGGTGGCGAAGATCCGCGAGGACGCGCCGTTCGACAAGAGCTGCTACATCGGTTGCGGGGTGACGACGGGCGTCGGCGCCGTGGTGAACACCGCCAAGGTGACACCCGGCGCCAACGTCGTCGTGTTCGGCCTCGGTGGCATCGGGCTCAACGTCATCCAGGGCGCCAGGATGGTGGGCGCCGACAAGATCATCGGCGTCGACATCAACGACGGCAAGGAAGACTGGGGCCGCCGCTTCGGCATGACCCATTTCGTCAACCCGACCAAGGTCAGCGACATCGTCCAGCATCTGGTCGGGCTGACCGACGGCGGCGCCGACTACACCTTCGACTGCACCGGCAACACCGGCGTGATGCGGCAGGCGCTGGAAGCCTGCCATCGCGGCTGGGGCGTCTCGGTCATCATCGGCGTCGCGGAATCCGGCAAGGAGATCGCGACCCGGCCGTTCCAGCTCGTCACCGGCCGCGTCTGGAAGGGCACGGCGTTC
It contains:
- a CDS encoding S-(hydroxymethyl)glutathione dehydrogenase/class III alcohol dehydrogenase; the encoded protein is MKTRAAVAFEAKKPLEIVEVDLEGPKAGEVLVEIKATGICHTDAYTLDGFDSEGIFPSILGHEGAGIVREVGPGVTSVKAGDHVIPLYTPECRQCKSCLSQKTNLCTAIRATQGKGVMPDGTSRFSHKGKPIFHYMGCSTFSNFTVLPEIAVAKIREDAPFDKSCYIGCGVTTGVGAVVNTAKVTPGANVVVFGLGGIGLNVIQGARMVGADKIIGVDINDGKEDWGRRFGMTHFVNPTKVSDIVQHLVGLTDGGADYTFDCTGNTGVMRQALEACHRGWGVSVIIGVAESGKEIATRPFQLVTGRVWKGTAFGGARGRTDVPKIVDWYMNGKIEIDPMITHVLKLEEINQGFDLMHQGKSIRSVVVF
- a CDS encoding c-type cytochrome, methanol metabolism-related, producing MLVASGSVAHSADDPTAVKSEDGKYLDKEGNPTFKVAADGTVDWYTYSGYRRYHSECHVCHGPDGMGSTYAPALQDSLKTMSYPDFMGVVASGRKNVNTAQESVMPAFGDNPNVACYMDDLYVYLRARAYDAVGRVRPAKREDKPDAYAQAEKTCMGK
- the xoxF5 gene encoding lanthanide-dependent methanol dehydrogenase XoxF5 gives rise to the protein MRKLLSAACVGAMATFATGLAYANDDLHKMAQNPKDWVMPAGDYANTRYSKLNQITAANVGKLQVAWTFSTGVLRGHEGGPLIVGNMMYVHTPFPNKVYALDLSKENKIVWKYEPKQDPNVIPVMCCDTVNRGVAYGDGKIFLHQADTTLVALDAKTGQVAWSVKNGDPGKGATGTSSPLVVKDKVLIGISGGEFGVQCHVTAYDLKTGKQAWRAFSEGPDDQIMVDPVSTTELGKPVGKDSSLKTWQGDQWKIGGGCTWGWLSYDPGLNLVYYGSGNPSTWNPKQRPGDNKWSMTVFARNPDTGMAKWVYQMTPHDEWDYDGVNEMILSDQQVNGQERKLLTHFDRNGLAYTMDRATGELLVAEKYDPKVNWTSGVDMNKNSPTYGRPKVVDAYSTEKGGEDKNTKGICPAALGTKDQQPAAYSPDTQLFYVPTNHVCMDYEPFKVSYTAGQPYVGATLSMYPPPGESHMGNFIAWDNKTGKIVWSLPEQFSVWSGALATAGGVVFYGTLEGYLKAVDAKTGKELYKFKTPSGIIGNVTTYENGGRQYVAVLSGVGGWAGIGLAAGLTDPTAGLGAVGGYAALSNYTALGGTLTVFALPQ